One Luoshenia tenuis DNA window includes the following coding sequences:
- a CDS encoding L-ribulose-5-phosphate 4-epimerase has product MTSLRALKEEVFEANLELVRQNLVIYTFGNVSGIDREQGLVVIKPSGVDYATMRPEDMVVVSLEGERVEGELNPSSDLETHLALYRAFPSLGGVAHTHSRMATAWAQAGRGIPCYGTTQADYCHGEIPCTRPMTGTEIATDYEANTGLVIVERFKGEDASQYPGVLVFSHGPFSWGKDPAEAVYHATVMEYVADMARVSEQLTGGLQPMSQALLDKHYYRKHGANAYYGQVKRK; this is encoded by the coding sequence ATGACTAGCCTGCGCGCCTTAAAAGAGGAAGTATTTGAAGCCAACCTGGAGCTGGTGCGCCAGAACCTGGTGATCTATACCTTTGGCAACGTCAGCGGGATCGACCGGGAACAGGGCCTTGTGGTCATCAAGCCCAGTGGGGTGGATTACGCGACCATGCGCCCGGAGGATATGGTGGTGGTCTCCCTTGAAGGAGAACGGGTGGAAGGGGAGCTGAACCCTTCCAGCGACCTGGAGACCCATCTGGCGCTCTACCGGGCCTTCCCTTCGCTTGGGGGCGTGGCCCATACCCACAGCCGCATGGCTACGGCCTGGGCGCAGGCCGGGCGGGGCATCCCCTGCTACGGCACCACCCAGGCGGATTACTGCCATGGGGAGATCCCCTGCACCCGGCCCATGACCGGGACGGAGATCGCCACCGATTACGAGGCCAATACCGGTTTGGTCATCGTGGAGCGGTTCAAGGGTGAAGACGCCTCCCAGTATCCCGGGGTGTTGGTCTTTAGCCACGGCCCCTTCTCCTGGGGCAAGGACCCGGCCGAGGCCGTATATCACGCCACGGTGATGGAATACGTGGCGGATATGGCCCGGGTGAGCGAGCAGCTGACCGGCGGCCTGCAGCCTATGAGCCAGGCGCTGTTGGATAAGCATTATTACCGCAAGCACGGGGCAAACGCCTATTATGGGCAGGTCAAGCGGAAGTAG
- the araB gene encoding ribulokinase, with product MKYTLGVDFGTQSGRSVLVEVGTGNIVAQAVKEYTHGVMDEKLPCGKVLPPDWALQHPQDYLEVFYQTIPQVLKESGVEPADVIGMAVDFTSCTILPVDQNGTPLCMLPQWEEEPHSYVKLWKHHAAQSDADKLNAIARERGESFLGRYGGKISSEWVFPKIMQILREAPEVYEAADRIMELADWTTMMLCGEEKRNSCTAGYKAIWSKREGYPSNDFFKALDPRMENVVDEKLSRDIYPIGSRAGYLTKEMAQKTGLTTNTAVAVGNVDAHVSLPAVGEVTPGAMLLIMGTSTCDILIADEEKMVPGMCGVVEDGVEPGYMGYEAGQSCVGDHFEWFVENCVPESYEKEARERGMGIHQLLTEKASALKPGESGLLALDWWNGNRSVLVDVDLTGMMLGMTLLTKPEEVYRALIEATAYGANRIIEEFIRSGVPIDHLVACGGIAEKNQMMMQIYADVTNMEIYISDSPQAVALGSAMFGAVAAGKAAGGYDTIFEAAEKMAKVKPQPYKPIPENAEVYKKIYADYCKLYDYFGRGENDVMKRMKALRAEVRRHD from the coding sequence ATGAAGTATACGCTTGGTGTGGATTTTGGCACGCAGTCCGGCCGCTCGGTACTGGTGGAGGTAGGCACGGGCAATATCGTGGCCCAGGCCGTAAAGGAATACACCCACGGTGTGATGGATGAAAAGCTGCCCTGCGGCAAAGTATTGCCGCCGGATTGGGCGCTGCAGCACCCGCAGGATTATCTTGAAGTGTTTTACCAGACCATCCCGCAGGTCTTGAAGGAATCCGGCGTAGAGCCTGCGGATGTGATCGGCATGGCAGTGGATTTTACCAGCTGTACCATTTTGCCGGTGGATCAAAACGGAACCCCGCTTTGCATGCTGCCCCAGTGGGAGGAGGAACCCCACAGCTATGTAAAGCTGTGGAAACACCATGCCGCCCAGAGCGATGCGGATAAGCTCAACGCCATCGCCCGGGAGCGGGGGGAGAGCTTCCTTGGCCGCTACGGCGGCAAGATCTCCTCGGAGTGGGTGTTCCCCAAGATCATGCAGATCCTGCGCGAAGCGCCCGAAGTTTATGAGGCAGCTGACCGCATTATGGAACTGGCGGACTGGACCACCATGATGCTGTGCGGAGAGGAAAAGCGCAACAGCTGCACCGCCGGCTACAAGGCCATTTGGTCCAAACGGGAAGGGTATCCTTCTAACGATTTCTTTAAGGCATTGGACCCGCGGATGGAGAACGTGGTGGATGAAAAGCTCAGCCGGGATATCTATCCCATCGGCTCGCGGGCGGGCTATTTAACAAAGGAGATGGCGCAAAAGACCGGGCTGACCACCAATACCGCCGTGGCGGTAGGCAATGTGGACGCGCATGTGAGCCTGCCGGCGGTGGGCGAGGTCACCCCCGGGGCCATGCTGCTGATCATGGGTACCTCCACCTGCGATATCCTGATCGCGGACGAGGAGAAAATGGTGCCCGGCATGTGCGGCGTAGTAGAGGACGGCGTAGAGCCCGGCTATATGGGCTACGAGGCCGGCCAGAGCTGCGTAGGCGACCACTTTGAGTGGTTCGTGGAGAACTGCGTGCCCGAAAGTTATGAAAAAGAAGCCAGAGAGCGCGGCATGGGCATCCATCAGCTGCTCACCGAAAAGGCCAGCGCCTTAAAGCCGGGCGAGAGCGGCCTGCTGGCGCTGGATTGGTGGAATGGCAACCGCTCGGTATTGGTGGATGTGGACCTGACCGGCATGATGCTGGGGATGACGCTGCTGACCAAGCCCGAGGAGGTTTACCGGGCGCTGATCGAGGCTACGGCCTACGGCGCCAACCGCATCATCGAGGAGTTCATCCGCTCGGGCGTGCCCATCGACCACCTGGTGGCCTGCGGCGGCATTGCCGAGAAGAACCAGATGATGATGCAGATTTATGCGGATGTGACCAATATGGAGATCTACATCTCCGATTCGCCCCAGGCGGTGGCGCTGGGCAGCGCCATGTTCGGCGCGGTGGCGGCCGGCAAGGCGGCCGGCGGGTACGATACCATCTTTGAGGCCGCCGAGAAGATGGCCAAGGTCAAGCCCCAGCCCTATAAGCCCATCCCGGAAAACGCGGAAGTTTATAAGAAGATCTACGCGGATTACTGCAAGCTGTACGATTACTTCGGCCGCGGGGAGAACGACGTGATGAAGCGCATGAAGGCCCTGCGCGCGGAGGTGCGCCGCCATGACTAG
- a CDS encoding helix-turn-helix domain-containing protein, protein MFDTNQVYAYGYIAGLIEREAVSHGQTIVTAKLFEDASMRPSVGFAQINNAARRSKLLTDDLAARIADIAATIDAPIDDDAGMMPKPLPLPLQGTWQLGYYHALGGKEPAYDHKTGIRAMRKAAGMTQAQLADKMGCSQEHISRWETGAVIPGADTIKQIADALGCSMDDLV, encoded by the coding sequence ATGTTTGACACAAATCAAGTCTATGCTTACGGGTATATTGCTGGATTGATCGAGCGTGAGGCAGTATCGCACGGACAAACCATTGTTACCGCAAAACTATTTGAGGATGCTAGTATGCGGCCAAGCGTTGGGTTTGCGCAGATCAATAATGCCGCACGACGCAGCAAGTTATTGACCGATGATCTCGCTGCGCGAATAGCGGATATTGCTGCAACTATCGACGCACCTATAGATGATGACGCAGGTATGATGCCAAAGCCACTACCATTACCACTACAGGGGACTTGGCAACTTGGTTATTATCATGCCCTTGGCGGTAAAGAGCCTGCGTATGATCACAAAACAGGCATCCGCGCGATGCGCAAGGCCGCAGGGATGACGCAGGCACAACTAGCCGACAAGATGGGCTGCTCTCAAGAGCACATAAGCCGCTGGGAGACGGGGGCGGTTATCCCTGGTGCTGATACAATCAAGCAGATTGCTGATGCGTTAGGGTGCAGCATGGACGATCTGGTCTAG
- a CDS encoding lipoprotein: protein MKKLLIALLAVVTLTGCTAQDTHTITGTVTNVDEQALYINLDDGTGWVADYAPGYEVGQRVTLTVDGRGTESIYDDLLTGID, encoded by the coding sequence ATGAAGAAGTTATTAATTGCTTTACTGGCGGTCGTAACGCTCACCGGTTGCACGGCACAGGATACGCACACCATCACTGGCACAGTGACCAACGTTGACGAGCAAGCACTATATATCAATCTTGACGATGGCACAGGCTGGGTGGCGGACTATGCGCCCGGCTATGAGGTAGGGCAGCGGGTGACGCTCACGGTAGATGGCCGCGGAACAGAATCTATATACGATGACTTACTGACTGGTATAGATTAA
- a CDS encoding helix-turn-helix domain-containing protein: MDVREYIRLCCVKRGNITEAELARRTGQTPQNMNNKYKRNTFKISELEKVANALNADLKIVFVDRDTGEPIE, from the coding sequence ATGGATGTCAGGGAATATATAAGGCTTTGTTGTGTAAAGCGCGGCAATATCACAGAGGCGGAATTAGCGCGCAGAACAGGCCAGACCCCGCAAAATATGAATAATAAATACAAACGTAATACATTTAAAATATCCGAGCTGGAAAAGGTAGCAAATGCACTTAATGCAGACCTAAAAATTGTATTTGTTGATCGA